In Solanum stenotomum isolate F172 unplaced genomic scaffold, ASM1918654v1 scaffold25751, whole genome shotgun sequence, one DNA window encodes the following:
- the LOC125851438 gene encoding cytochrome P450 CYP72A219-like → MLEIEKQVQTTIKRIIDKRLRAMEAGETSKNDLLGILLESNMKEIEQHGSKDFGMTTNEVIDECKFFYFAGQETTAVLLVWTMILLCLHPEWQARAREEALQVFGNEKPNLEGLSRLKIVSTFH, encoded by the coding sequence ATGCTGGAAATCGAAAAGCAAGTCCAAACAACGATTAAGCGTATCATCGACAAAAGATTGAGGGCAATGGAAGCAGGGGAGACTAGTAAAAATGACTTATTAGGCATATTACTTGAATCCAATATGAAAGAAATTGAACAACACGGAAGCAAAGATTTCGGAATGACAACAAATGAAGTCATTGATGAATGCAAGTTTTTCTATTTTGCTGGACAAGAGACCACTGCAGTGTTGCTCGTCTGGACAATGATTTTGTTGTGCCTACATCCAGAGTGGCAAGCACGTGCCAGAGAGGAAGCTTTGCAGGTCTTCGGAAATGAAAAACCAAATTTGGAAGGACTAAGTCGCCTCAAAATTGTAAGTACTTTCCACAA